ATGGCTAAGAGATACTGACGTTAAATATACAGTACCTTTCAAAAACTTTAGCCTGACTTCAACACTAAAAAGAATTGACGTATTAGGATACAAAAAAGATACTAAAAACTATCTAAACCTATTTGATATTGATTCAATTGACAGTAGTATTATTGAAAAAGGAATTAGTTTCGACAAAACTGATATTGAGAAAAACTTAACATTATTCTTATATCCAGATGATAGTGATAAAAATGGTGAATTATTACGTATTTACCAACAATACTTTATGGTATCAAATGCTGCTCAATTAATTTTAGATGAAGCAATTGCTAAAGGAAGTAATGTTCACGACTTATACGAATATGCATATGTTCAAATTAACGATACTCACCCAAGTATGGTAATCCCTGAATTAATTCGTTTACTAACTGAAAAACACGGAATTGAATTTGAAGAAGCATACACAATTGTTCAAAAAATGACTGGTTACACAAACCACACTATCTTAGCTGAGGCGTTAGAAAAGTGGCCATTAGCATACTTAGAAGAAGTAGTGCCACACTTAGTAACGATCATCAAACAATTAGATGCTGTTATTAGAGAAAAATATGAAGGTGAAGATATTCAAATCATCGATAAAGATGATAGAGTACACATGGCAAACATGGATATTCACTTCTCTAACAGTGTAAACGGGGTTGCTTACCTACACACTGAAATTCTTAAAAACTCTGAGTTAAAACACTTCTATGAATTATACCCAGAGAAATTCAATAACAAAACTAATGGTATTACATTCAGACGTTGGTTAGAATTTTCTAACAGACCATTAGCAGCTTACTTAAAAGAACTAATTGGTGACGAGTACTTAACTGATGCAACTAAATTAGAAAAATTACTAGCATTTGTTGATAGTAAAGAAGTAGCAGCTAAATTAGAAGAAATCAAACATGAGAACAAACTTGTTCTTAAAGAATACCTAAAAGAAACTCAAGGTATCGAATTAGATGAAAACAGTATTATCGATACTCAAATCAAGAGATTCCACGAATATAAACGTCAACAAATGAACGCTTTATATGTAATCAAAAAATACTTAGATATCAAAAATGGTAAATTACCTGAAAGAAAAATTACAGTATTCTTCGGTGGTAAAGCAGCACCGGCATACATTATCGCTCAAGATATCATTCACTTAATTCTATGTCTATCAGAATTAATTAACAATGATCCAGAAGTAAACAAATACTTAAACGTATTCTTAGTTGAAAACTATAATGTAAGTGTTGCAGAAAAATTAATTCCAGCAACTGATATCTCTGAACAAATCTCATTAGCTTCTAAAGAAGCAAGTGGAACTGGTAACATGAAATTCATGTTAAACGGTGCTTTAACTCTAGGAACTCTAGATGGAGCTAACGTGGAAATCGATGAGTTAGTTGGACGTGAAAATATCTACATCTTCGGTAAAGAAAGTGATGAAATCATTAAACTTTACGAAACTGCAGGATATGTGTCTAAAGAATACTATGAAAAAGATGGTGTTAAAGAAGCTGTAGACTTCATCGTTTCTAAAGACTTAGTTAAACTAGGAAATAAAGAAAGATTAGAAAGACTATACAATGAACTACTTAACAAAGACTGGTTCATGACACTTATTGACTTTGAAGAATATTATGCTAAGAAAGAAGAAATGTTAGCAGATTACGAAAACCGTGAATTATGGCTGAAAAAAGTTATTGCGAATATCGCAAAAGCTGGATTCTTCTCATCTGACCGTACAATAGCTCAATATAACGAAGATATTTGGAACAAAAAATAATAAACAAAAAAGTGGGGAACATAGCATGAAACTATTAACAATTAATGTACATAGTTGGTTAGAAGAAAATCAACTTGAAAAATTAAATATTTTGGCAAAAACTATTGTGGAAAAAAAATACGATGTTGTTGCTATGCAAGAAGTAAATCAATTGATTAATAGTGCGGATGTTTACCAAGGAATTAAAGAAGATAACTTCGGAAAATTATTACTAGATAAAATTAGAGAATATGGAGAAGAAGGATACAGTTATTACTGGACTTATTCTCACATAGGATTTGATAAATTCGAAGAAGGTTTAGCAATACTTGCTAAAGGTGAAGTTGTTGCCGTAGAGGACTTTTACTGTACGGCACAACAAACCGTAACTTCTATCGAATCGAGAAAAATTTTAAAAGTCGATCTTAAAGTAAATGATGAGATCGTAGAATTTTACAGTTGTCATATGAATTTGCCAACTTGTAAAGGGGAAGACATAGATCAAAATCTTAGCAACCTAATTAATTATACAGATAACAAGAACCTTAAAGTTTTCATGGGAGATTTCAATACAGATTATTTCCATCAAGTAGATGATTACAAGAGAATACTTGATAAAGGATTATATGATACATATGAATTAGCCGAGAAAAAAGACGGGGGAGTTACGGTATATAAAAATATAAGTGGTTGGGAAGATTCTATGTGTCAGAAAAAATTGGATTATGTATTTATTAATAGAAAATTAGACGTAAAAGAAAGTTTTGTTATATTTAATGATGAAAATTATCCAATTATTTCTGATCATAATGGCTTAGAAGTAACATTAGCAGAAAAATAAAAAAAGGAGGAAAAATGTTATGTTACAAAAAATTCAGCGCTTTGGAGGCGCGATGTTAATGCCATCTATTTTATTCGCATTCTTCGGATTAGTAGTTGGATTAACTTCAATCTTAAAAAACCCTAACCTAGTAGGGAGCATCGCGGCAGAAGGTACTCTTTGGTACAACTTCTGGTTCGTAGTAGAGCAAGGAGGATGGACTATCTTTAACCAAATGCCAGTAGTATTCGCACTTGGTATTCCAATTGGTCTTGCTAAAAAAGCAAATGGTCGTGCAGCATTAGAAGCGTTCTTAATCTACATGGTTTATAACTACTTCATCAACGGATTCTTAACTCAATTCAAATTCTTTGGTGTAGATGTAACGCCTGCTCTTAAATTACCTACAGGTATTACAAGAATCGCTGGAGCAATTACTTTAGATACTTCAATCATCGGATCTATCGTTATTGCATCTATCTCAGTATGGATTCACAACAAATACTTCGACAAAAAACTTCCTGAATTATTAGGAATTTTCCAAGGGTCAACATTCGTAATCTTAGTAGGATTCTTAATCATGATTCCAGCTGCTTTCTTAACAGCTCTATTATGGCCAAAAGTTCAATTAGGAATTGCTGCTTTACAAGGATTCTTAAAAGTTTCTGGAGTTGCGGGAGTATTCACTTACACATTCCTAGAAAGAATTTTAATCCCAACAGGATTACACCACTTCATCTATGGACCATTCATGTTTGGACCAGCAGTAGTAGAAAATGGAATCACAGCTTACTGGGTACAACACATTCAAGAGTTCTCTCAAAGCTCAACTCCATTAAAAGAGTTATTCCCTCAAGGTGGATTCTCATTACACGGTAACTCAAAAGTATTTGGATTACCAGCAGCAGCTTTAGCTATGTATGTAACAGCTAAAGACAGCAAGAAAAAAGTTGTAGCAGGGTTATTAATCCCAGCAGCACTTACTGGTTTCTTAACAGGAATCACTGAACCAATCGAGTTCACATTCTTATTCGCAGCACCAATGTTATTTGCTACTCACGCAGTATTAGGTGCATTAATGTCAGCAACTATGTATCAATTTGGAGTTGTAGGTAACTTCGGAAGTGGATTAATCGACTTCTTAGCTCTTAACTGGTTACCAATGTTCAAAAACCACTCTTCACAAATGTTCGTTCAAATCGGAATTGGATTAGTATTCTCTGTAATCTACTTCTTAGTATTTAGATTCTTAATCCTTAAATTCCAATTAAGTACACCTGGACGTGAAGCTGAAGATGCTGAAACTAAACTTTACTCTAAACAAGAGTACCGTGAAAAAGGTAAAGAAGCAGCTAAACCAGAAGTTAAAGATGATGCAGCTACTCATGATGACCAAGCTCTTATCATTCTTGAAGGTTTAGGTGGTAAAGATAACATCGTAGACGTTACTAACTGTGTAACAAGATTACGTGTTAATGTTAAAGATGAAAGCCTAGTTAAAGATGATGCATTCTTAAAACGTTCTGGAGCTCTTGGAGTTTCTCGTAACGGTAAAGCTATTCAAGTAATCATCGGGTTCTCAGTAGGACAAGTTAGAGAAGCTTTCGAAAAAGAATTACACAAATAAGATAATTAATCAAAAGAAACTGATGTGAAGGTCAGTTTCTTTTTTTTGTTATAAAAGGATAGAATCGTAGATGGTAGTGTGTTATTAAATCTTACTTGGGTTCAAGAGAAGGATTATAGGTATTTGAGAGTATAATAAATGATAGATAGAACAGTATTGAAAAGGGGAATTATGTTAACTTATAGATATATAGTGAAATCAAAAAACACTTGGTAAACATTGTCTACCAAGTGTTTTTACTTTATATTAGAACGCTGGAGTAGCGTGTCCTTTTGGTTTAAGTTCTTTGTTGATATAATCTTTAATTTTTTCACTAGCTAATGCTTTTTTTACTGCTTGAACTTTAGCATCGTCTTTGTTATCTTCGCGAGCTACAAGTGAGATAGCGAATGTTAAGTCATCTGCTTTTTCAAGAGCAAGACCGTTTTTGTCAGGAGTTAATCCTAATTTAGAGATGTAAGTTGGGTAGTTAAATACTAAATCTTTTTCATTGTATGCTTCGTTAAGGTTTAGTAAGCTTACTTTAGTGAATTTAAGGTGTTTTGGATTATCTTTGATATCTGCTTCAGTTACTGTAAAGCTGTTTGGATCTTTAAGAGTAATAACTTTAGCGTGATCTAATAAACGTAAAGCGCGAGCTAGGTTAGTTGGATCTGAAGGAATAGCTACATCAGCACCGTCTTTAAGATCTTTAAGATCTTTAATAGTTTTTGAGTAGAATGCTACAGTAGCGTTGTAAATTGGTTGAACAGCTACAAGGTGAGCATTATTTTTTTGGTTAAATTGTTCCATAAATGGTTTGTGTTGGAAGAAGTTAGCATCAACTTCTTTATTGTTTAATGCAACGTTTGCTTGAACGTTATCAGAAACTTTAACGATTTCTAAGTTGTAACCGTCTTTTTTAAGATCTTCTTTGATCATTTCTAACATGTCTGTCATTGGAGAAGTGTGAGATGCTACTTTTACTGTAACAGGTTCTTTCTTCTCTTCTTTTTTAGTTTCAGTTTTGCTTGAACAAGCTGTTAAAACTAATAATAATGCTGTTAGACTAGCGATAAATGAAATTATTTTCTTCATTATATATCTCCTATTAAGTATATTTTTTTATTTAGAGGTAAGGTTGTTGATTGTATAATATAGATTTTGGATTAGTAATAATATATATTTATTAGAAAGCTGCAGTAGCTTTACCTTCATAATTTTTTTGTAAGAAGTCTTTAACTTTTTGACTAGTTAAAGCTTTTTTAACTGCTTGAATTTTAGCATCGTCTTTGTTATCTTCACGAGCAGCAAGTACACCAGCGTATGTAAAGTCAGCTTTGTCTTCCATTAGAAGTCCATCTTTCATTGGTGTAAGGTTTAATTTAGCAATGTAAGTTGGATAGTTGAAAACTAAATCTTTTTCCGCATATGCATCACTTAAGTTTAAAAGACCAACTTCTGTAAATTTAAGATGTTTTGGATTATCTTTAATGTCTTTTACAGTAACGTTATAGCTGTTAGGATCATTTAATGTAATTAATCCACCGTGAGCTAATAATCTTAATGCACGAGCCATGTTAGATGCATCAGATGGAATAGCTACATCAGCACCATCTTTAAGATCTTTAATGTTTTTGATAGTTTTTGAGTAGAATGCTGGGATAGAATTATAAACTTTCGCCACAGCAACTAAGTTAGTTTTATTTTTTTCGTTGTACTGTTTCATGAATGGTTCGTGTTGGAAGAAGTTAGCATCGATTTCTTTGTTTGCTAACGCAACGTTAGCTTGAACGTTATCAGATACTTTTACAATTTCAAGAGTGTATCCTTCTTTTTGTAAATCTTCTTTAACTAATTCTAACATGTCAGTAAATGGTGGGACATGAGCAGCAACTTTAATTGTTTTGTTTTCTTTTTTATCTTCTTTTTTATCGCTAGTTTTACTTGAACATGCTGTTAACACAAGCACAAGAGCTAAAAAACTAGCAACAATAGATAATACTTTCTTCATTAATCTATTTCTCCTTCTTGTTTGTAAAACGTTTAGCTAATCCATAACCTATAGATTGAATAATAAATACATATATAATAAATATTATTACTATTAAATACATTAGATCATAATTGTATTCTTGGTACCCATATCTAAAGGCAAATTCTCCAAGACCACCGGCTCCAATTACACCCATTACTGTTGTATAAGCTAATAAACTAATAGTAGTATAGGTGAATGATAAAATTAAGTTATCCATTGTGGCAGGTAATAAGAAATATCTAATAATTTGAATTTTTGTAGCTCCCATACTTATAGCTCTATCTACAATCTTTTTAGGAACGTTTATTAATGCTTGTTCAACAAATCGAGCATAAATACTTACACCGACAAGTGTAAGAGGCAAGATTGCTGCAATATTTCCAAATGATGTTTTAAATAGAAATCTATTTACAGGGATTAATATGAATACAAATATTAGAAATGGAACACTACGTAGGGCATTAAGAGAAATACTAAGTCCTTCATAAACTGCTCTATTTTTTAGTAAATAATCACGACTGAAAGCAAAAAGCATAATACCTAATGGCAGGGAAATGAAAAATACTGTTAACATTGAGTAAATCATCATATAGTTAGTTTCCCAAAATGCTTTCATAATACCATCATAATTGGCTTTAAATAAATCAATCATTTAATAAAAACTCCTTTACGTAGTTATAGTAATTACTATCGTAATCGTCTTTTGCATTTTTATTAGGTATGACAATATCTTTTATTGTAGAATCATCGATAACTACTACTCGATCACAAAAGTTCTTAAGTAATGATAAGCTGTGAGAAATCATAACTATTGAAATGTCAGTTGTTGTACGCAATTTATTTAATAGTGCAAATATTTCTTTTTCACTATTAGTGTCTAATGCTGAACTGATTTCATCGCAAAGTAGAACTTCTGGTTCTTGTAGCAGTGCCATAGCGATAGCAACTTTTTGTTGTTCTCCACCACTTAGGCTACCACAAAGACTATTTTTAAGTCTTGTAATATTCATGAATTCGAGAATATCATCTATTTTCTTTTTATCAACAGAAACCTTATTTAATTTGTACACTAAACTCAAATGATAATATACGCTTTTGTTATCAATAAGATTAGAGTGTTGGAATATGTAGGCTAGATTTTTTCTTGTATTTCTAAGGGTACTTGGATCCATATTTTTAATAGAAGAGTTTTTATAAAGAATATCTCCGCTATCATATGAAACAATACCGTTTATCATTTTAAGAATTGTACTTTTACCTGTACCATTTCTACCGATAATTCCAATAACTTCTTTTTTATTAATATCAAATGATATATTTTCTAGTTTGAAGTTAGCGTCTTTATATTGTTTTGATACGTTTTTTAATTGAACTATCATAATATACCTCCAAGGTAAACTATACCACTTTCGGAAAAGGATTTCAAGAGCTATGTTTAATTTTTTTGAAAAAAATGTTTATATTGTTCAGTGCTTGTTTGATAGTGTTTGTCCATCTGTTAACAAAAATCTTCAACTCTGTAATAATACAGTTTAATGTTGTAGATGTGATGGTAGAAACTAGGGGATTATTTTTATAATAGATAACCACTATCATAGCAATGTTTATAAGAAATACAGAGTTTTATTCTAGTGAAATTGTATTAGAATAATTTAATTATTGTATTTTTGAGTTCATTTTTTTATGTAGTAGTATTCAATAAAATAATAAAAATTAATAGAAGATATTTTCTAAAATTGTTCTTATATAATTCTTTATTTATTTACTCTAATCGTATATAATTAAAGTTGTGACTTAAGGAGGTAATCTATGAAGAAACTGACAATAGTAGATATAGCAAAAATGGCTGGAGTAGGTACTACTACTGTCTCTAGATATTTTAATGGTGGAAATTTAAAAAAAGAAACTCATGAGAGAATTAAAGAAATAGTTGATAAATACAATTATACGCCGAATACTTTTGCCAAGGCGTTAAAAAGTACGGATAGTAAAATTATTGGTGTGATAGTACCATGTTTACATTCTTTTGTAAGTGGAAATACTTTAAAATATCTAGATAAAGAATTAAAAGAAAATAATTATGAAACACTAATAATGAATGCTAATTTTGATGAAAACAAACAATTGGAATATATTAAGAAATTAGCGAGGATGAACGTTGATGGGATAATTTTATTACCAACAACGATGAGCAAAACGTATGAAGATACAATAAAATCTGTAGATGTTCCTGTTGTAATGCTAGGGCAAGAAGGGGAATATACTTATAGTGTTGAATATAATGATTTCAATGCTGCTAGAGATTTAACAAATTATGTTCTAGCTAGTGGACATAAGAAAATTGCTTACTTAGGGGTAAGTGAAGATGATATTGCTGTAGGTTACTATAGAAAATTAGGGGTAGTAAGAACTTTAGAAAAGTATGGTTTAAGTCCTAAAAATATACTTATCAGTAATTTTGGTATGGAAGAAGCATACGATGTTGTAAAAGAAAATATAGAACAGTTGAAGGCTGACAGTTGTTTGATTTGTGCTACTGACAATCTAGCTTATGGTGCTATGAAGGCTCTTGAAGAAGAAGGTTTAAGTGTTGGTGAAAATTATTCAGTTGCTGCGTTTGGGGATTACACTTCATCTGCTTTATTAAAATCCCCATTAACAACTATAAAATTTGATTTAAAAGATGCAGCGAAGCAAACAGTTAGCATGTTACTTAATGTTATAAAAAAAGAAGAGACAGCTATGAAACTATTAATTGGTTATGATTTGAAAACAAGAAATAGTGTAGTTGATTTAAATAAATATGGAGAATAAGAATGACGAATATAAAAGCGATTTTTTTTGATATTGATGGAACGATAAGAAGTTTTAAAACTAAAACTATTCCGGAAAACACTGCAAATACTTTAAGAAAGTTAAAAGAAAAAGGAATTAAAATTTTTATAGCAACAGGAAGAGCACCATTTCATACGACATTTTTAAATGATTTGTTAGATTTTAAATTTGATGGATATATTACAATAAATGGACAGTATTGTTATTTAGAATCTGGAGAAGTTTTAAATGATAAGATTTTATCAAAAGAGGATATAAAAAATGTCCTTCCTTATTTTAAGGAGAATAATATAGCTTGTGATTTTGCTTTATTAGATGGAGCTTTCATGAATCTGAAAAACTCAAGAGTTAAATGGTTGGAAGATGAATTGGGAGATCCAGAAAGATTTAAAGAAGATCCACTAGCTTACGATAAGGCTGTTAGTGAAAAAATATATCAACTTAATGTATTTGTCTCTGAAGAGGAAGAAGCGGGATTCTTAGCTTATATGCCTAATTCAAAAGCAGCACGTTGGACAACTCATTTTACAGATATAATTCCAAAAGATGGTGGAAAAAATACTGGAATTGATGCGATTATTTCTTATTTTGGTATTAAATTAGAAGAAACTATGGCTTTTGGTGATGGTGGAAATGATATAGATATGTTAAAACATGCAGGAATTGGTATCGCAATGGAAAATGCAGGTGATAATGTTAAAGAAATAGCTGATTACATTACAACTAGTGTAGATGATGATGGAATTACTCATGCTCTAAAGCATTTTAATGTATTATAAAATAAAATCTGGGAGTGATTCGACAAAATCGTAATTTCGAAGAAATTGATTTTGTCGAGTCACTCCCATAAAGTTTATTGGATATCGATAAATTACTGTGTATTTGAATTTTCATATACACTTTTTTTAATTTAGAGCTTTTGAGTAAGCTCATTTTTTTTAATCACTAAATTGCTTTAAAAATAAATCTACACATTCTTTTGGCATAATGACGGTAAGTTTGTCGTTTGCTTCTAAAATTGTACTTCCTTTTGGCACGATTTCACGACCAGAGCGCTCGATATGAGAAATAAGAGCACCTTTTGTCCAACCGATTTCACGAATTTCTTTTCCTATTAATGAACTATCGTTTGATATAGTAGTTAGAATTTCTACTTCCATTTCTAG
This is a stretch of genomic DNA from Gemella haemolysans. It encodes these proteins:
- a CDS encoding ATP-binding cassette domain-containing protein, with protein sequence MIVQLKNVSKQYKDANFKLENISFDINKKEVIGIIGRNGTGKSTILKMINGIVSYDSGDILYKNSSIKNMDPSTLRNTRKNLAYIFQHSNLIDNKSVYYHLSLVYKLNKVSVDKKKIDDILEFMNITRLKNSLCGSLSGGEQQKVAIAMALLQEPEVLLCDEISSALDTNSEKEIFALLNKLRTTTDISIVMISHSLSLLKNFCDRVVVIDDSTIKDIVIPNKNAKDDYDSNYYNYVKEFLLND
- a CDS encoding LacI family DNA-binding transcriptional regulator — encoded protein: MKKLTIVDIAKMAGVGTTTVSRYFNGGNLKKETHERIKEIVDKYNYTPNTFAKALKSTDSKIIGVIVPCLHSFVSGNTLKYLDKELKENNYETLIMNANFDENKQLEYIKKLARMNVDGIILLPTTMSKTYEDTIKSVDVPVVMLGQEGEYTYSVEYNDFNAARDLTNYVLASGHKKIAYLGVSEDDIAVGYYRKLGVVRTLEKYGLSPKNILISNFGMEEAYDVVKENIEQLKADSCLICATDNLAYGAMKALEEEGLSVGENYSVAAFGDYTSSALLKSPLTTIKFDLKDAAKQTVSMLLNVIKKEETAMKLLIGYDLKTRNSVVDLNKYGE
- a CDS encoding MetQ/NlpA family ABC transporter substrate-binding protein, whose protein sequence is MKKIISFIASLTALLLVLTACSSKTETKKEEKKEPVTVKVASHTSPMTDMLEMIKEDLKKDGYNLEIVKVSDNVQANVALNNKEVDANFFQHKPFMEQFNQKNNAHLVAVQPIYNATVAFYSKTIKDLKDLKDGADVAIPSDPTNLARALRLLDHAKVITLKDPNSFTVTEADIKDNPKHLKFTKVSLLNLNEAYNEKDLVFNYPTYISKLGLTPDKNGLALEKADDLTFAISLVAREDNKDDAKVQAVKKALASEKIKDYINKELKPKGHATPAF
- a CDS encoding Cof-type HAD-IIB family hydrolase translates to MTNIKAIFFDIDGTIRSFKTKTIPENTANTLRKLKEKGIKIFIATGRAPFHTTFLNDLLDFKFDGYITINGQYCYLESGEVLNDKILSKEDIKNVLPYFKENNIACDFALLDGAFMNLKNSRVKWLEDELGDPERFKEDPLAYDKAVSEKIYQLNVFVSEEEEAGFLAYMPNSKAARWTTHFTDIIPKDGGKNTGIDAIISYFGIKLEETMAFGDGGNDIDMLKHAGIGIAMENAGDNVKEIADYITTSVDDDGITHALKHFNVL
- the glgP gene encoding glycogen/starch/alpha-glucan family phosphorylase; this encodes MTFTKYVLDKTNKELSTLDNKEIYKQLLNYVKDEADKKALNSDKKKVYYISAEFLIGKLLSNNLINLGIYEEIEKELKAANKRLSDVEEAELEPSLGNGGLGRLASCFIDSISSLGINGDGVGLNYHCGLFRQVFVKNEQHAEPNFWIEDSSWLRDTDVKYTVPFKNFSLTSTLKRIDVLGYKKDTKNYLNLFDIDSIDSSIIEKGISFDKTDIEKNLTLFLYPDDSDKNGELLRIYQQYFMVSNAAQLILDEAIAKGSNVHDLYEYAYVQINDTHPSMVIPELIRLLTEKHGIEFEEAYTIVQKMTGYTNHTILAEALEKWPLAYLEEVVPHLVTIIKQLDAVIREKYEGEDIQIIDKDDRVHMANMDIHFSNSVNGVAYLHTEILKNSELKHFYELYPEKFNNKTNGITFRRWLEFSNRPLAAYLKELIGDEYLTDATKLEKLLAFVDSKEVAAKLEEIKHENKLVLKEYLKETQGIELDENSIIDTQIKRFHEYKRQQMNALYVIKKYLDIKNGKLPERKITVFFGGKAAPAYIIAQDIIHLILCLSELINNDPEVNKYLNVFLVENYNVSVAEKLIPATDISEQISLASKEASGTGNMKFMLNGALTLGTLDGANVEIDELVGRENIYIFGKESDEIIKLYETAGYVSKEYYEKDGVKEAVDFIVSKDLVKLGNKERLERLYNELLNKDWFMTLIDFEEYYAKKEEMLADYENRELWLKKVIANIAKAGFFSSDRTIAQYNEDIWNKK
- a CDS encoding endonuclease/exonuclease/phosphatase family protein — protein: MKLLTINVHSWLEENQLEKLNILAKTIVEKKYDVVAMQEVNQLINSADVYQGIKEDNFGKLLLDKIREYGEEGYSYYWTYSHIGFDKFEEGLAILAKGEVVAVEDFYCTAQQTVTSIESRKILKVDLKVNDEIVEFYSCHMNLPTCKGEDIDQNLSNLINYTDNKNLKVFMGDFNTDYFHQVDDYKRILDKGLYDTYELAEKKDGGVTVYKNISGWEDSMCQKKLDYVFINRKLDVKESFVIFNDENYPIISDHNGLEVTLAEK
- a CDS encoding MetQ/NlpA family ABC transporter substrate-binding protein, producing the protein MKKVLSIVASFLALVLVLTACSSKTSDKKEDKKENKTIKVAAHVPPFTDMLELVKEDLQKEGYTLEIVKVSDNVQANVALANKEIDANFFQHEPFMKQYNEKNKTNLVAVAKVYNSIPAFYSKTIKNIKDLKDGADVAIPSDASNMARALRLLAHGGLITLNDPNSYNVTVKDIKDNPKHLKFTEVGLLNLSDAYAEKDLVFNYPTYIAKLNLTPMKDGLLMEDKADFTYAGVLAAREDNKDDAKIQAVKKALTSQKVKDFLQKNYEGKATAAF
- a CDS encoding alpha-glucoside-specific PTS transporter subunit IIBC, which codes for MLQKIQRFGGAMLMPSILFAFFGLVVGLTSILKNPNLVGSIAAEGTLWYNFWFVVEQGGWTIFNQMPVVFALGIPIGLAKKANGRAALEAFLIYMVYNYFINGFLTQFKFFGVDVTPALKLPTGITRIAGAITLDTSIIGSIVIASISVWIHNKYFDKKLPELLGIFQGSTFVILVGFLIMIPAAFLTALLWPKVQLGIAALQGFLKVSGVAGVFTYTFLERILIPTGLHHFIYGPFMFGPAVVENGITAYWVQHIQEFSQSSTPLKELFPQGGFSLHGNSKVFGLPAAALAMYVTAKDSKKKVVAGLLIPAALTGFLTGITEPIEFTFLFAAPMLFATHAVLGALMSATMYQFGVVGNFGSGLIDFLALNWLPMFKNHSSQMFVQIGIGLVFSVIYFLVFRFLILKFQLSTPGREAEDAETKLYSKQEYREKGKEAAKPEVKDDAATHDDQALIILEGLGGKDNIVDVTNCVTRLRVNVKDESLVKDDAFLKRSGALGVSRNGKAIQVIIGFSVGQVREAFEKELHK
- a CDS encoding methionine ABC transporter permease, whose amino-acid sequence is MIDLFKANYDGIMKAFWETNYMMIYSMLTVFFISLPLGIMLFAFSRDYLLKNRAVYEGLSISLNALRSVPFLIFVFILIPVNRFLFKTSFGNIAAILPLTLVGVSIYARFVEQALINVPKKIVDRAISMGATKIQIIRYFLLPATMDNLILSFTYTTISLLAYTTVMGVIGAGGLGEFAFRYGYQEYNYDLMYLIVIIFIIYVFIIQSIGYGLAKRFTNKKEK